The Sulfurimonas aquatica genomic sequence TGGTGTTGCGGTGAGTGAATTTGAGATGTCTCAAAATGCTTCAATGCAAAAATGGTCTTTTGAAAAAGTAGATAATAAGTTAAAAGAGACTATGCAACAGATATGTACAAGAGTTGCTCTGACAGCTAAAGATTATGGCGTTGAGGGTAATTATGTTGATGGTGCAAATATTGCAGGCTTTAAAAAAGTAGCAGATGCTATGATAGCTGAGGGCATATAGGTAAGATGTATGATGAGTTACTAGATAAGTTAATAGCACTTAATCTGAATTTTGATTTTTTTGGTTTAAATAGTGCAAAATTAATCTATATAGTTCTCCTAATCGCAGTAATATACTTTTTTAGAAAGATAGTTTATGTGACTTTAGAGAGAAATATTCTTAAAATATCCTCTATTAAAGACTACTCAACGCAGATACTTGGGAGTGTTCGAACTCCCATAGAATACATCATTATAATCATAAACATAAATATGATTGTCTATGTTTATGATGATTTTCATACTATAAACTCTATCGCAACTATTTTCAATATTATCTATGGCTTTTTCTTAACGCTTCTATTTTATAAAGTGCTTAATGCTGTTGCGTTAATCAAACTTAAAACTCTTAGTGATAACTCAAATATAAAAAGTGATGTAGTAAACGTAGCCCTTAAAATTGTAAACTTTATAATTTTAATCATTGGATTGCTTGTTGTGCTCTATTTTGCTGGAGTAGATCTTACTGCTGTACTTTCTGGTTTAGGGATAGGTGGACTCGCCGTTGCGTTTGCTGCTAAAGATACAATTTCAAACTTTTTTGGCACACTCTCTATACTTATGAGTGATGTTTTTTCACAAGGAGATTGGATAGAGATAGATGGAAGGGAGGGTGTTGTAGTAGAGATTGGTCTTCGCGTTACAACACTTAGAACTTTTGATAATGCCCTTATAGCAATTCCAAATGGCACCTTTGCTTCAAAAGATGTAAAAAACTGGAACAAACGCATACTTGGTCGTAGAATAAAAATGAAACTCAGTATTAGGTATGACTCAAAAAGTGAAGATATAAAAAATGCTGTAAATGAGATACGAATAATGTTAGAAAAGCATCCTAAAATTGCAGGTAAAGAGACTAAATATAAGTATCAGAGACTTAATCAGCATGTGGCTAAGCTTGTTTCTAAAGATGACTTAGAAGGTGTCAAAAGCACTCTTTTAGTCTACCTAGATGAGTTTTCAGACTCGAGTATAAATATCTTAGTTTACTGTTTTACAAAGTCTGTACTTTGGGATGAATGGCTTGCAACAAAAGAGGATGTGATGCATAAGATAATGCATATAATTGAAAAGAATTCATTAGCATTTGCATTTCCATCTCTCTCACTCTATAATGAGAGTACAAAAACACAAGAGTAAAAAAGTCTCGTTATTCTATCTTCAGTAAAATGTGATAAAATCGTTTTTTAAATCAATACAAAGAATTTTAATATGATAAATTTAAGTGCAGGTGCTTGTGTACGCTCTTTGAGTGTAGATAGCGAATGTAATAAATGTGAACTAGTATGTCCTACAAATGCAATAGTAATCGGTGATAATACACTCCCCTCTATAAACTTTTCAACATGTGTAACTTGTGGAGCCTGTGGGGGTGTTTGTCCTAATGAAGCTCTTGCATTAGAAGAGTTTAACACTACAAACTTCTTCTTTGATTTTTTAGAAGAAGAGAGTGACTTACTCTCATGTAGAAAAAACGTGCCATGTATCTCAGCCCTTAGTGTTGAGCATATTATCTCATTAGCTATTTTGAAAAAAGGTATTACTTTTGATATGGGCTATTGTGATGGCTGTGATATAGCATCTACATGTAAACCTCAAATTTTGAAAAACCATGAAGAGGCAACATACCTACTTGAAGCTATGGAGAGTGATGTTAGCATCAAGCTAGAAGATGTCTCTTATGAGAGTGAAACAAAAGAGAGTGGTAGAAGAGAGTTCTTAAGTGCTGTTAACCTTCAGAGCATTGCGAAGGTTAAAAAAGGTTTTGAGGATGAAGTACAAAAAGCCAATGATGAGTTGGTTGAGCACTCTTTAAGTAAGACAGATATCGCTCTAATTAGGAAAAAAAGTATACCAAATAAGAGAAAAATTCTTTTTACCGCAATAAAAAGAGTTGAAAAGCCATCACAGTTTCATGTAATTGATGGAAGTGAGTTAAGTTTTACTTCTACAAAACTAATGAAAGAGGATGCTTGTACAGCATGTCAGATGTGTTATAGAGTCTGTCCAACAGGTGCCTTAACATCTGATATGAAAAACTCTAAGATAGACTTTGATCCATTTATGTGTATAAAGTGTCATGTATGTCATGATGTATGTGCTCCAGATGCTATTACACTTTCAAGTTCATACAATGTTAAAGAATTTTTTGAACCAACTGTTCAAAACTTAGTATCTTTTAGCGTGCAACGCTGTGATGAGTGTAATGCATACTTTAGTACAAACTCAGGGGATAAACTCTGTTATAGATGTAAAATAGAAGAAGAAGAAGCCAAAGAGCTTTGGGGGATAGAATAATGATGAATAACGACAACCAGATTTCAAATCAGACAACACTATTTGGATATATTGGTGAGCATGCTGGCGCAAGTAGGTTTTCTGCCATAATAAACAAGACATTTAAAGAAAATGGTAGTGATGCGATGATGATTCCTATGAATATAAGAGAAGATGATTTATACTTTACAGTCTCTAATATGAAAAAGTCTCATGTTAATGGAGCAGTTATATCGAGTGAGTATGTTCATCTAATCCCTGAAATAGTTGACACTGCTAGTAGTATGGTTAAACGCAGCGGAATGTGCGACATAGTTTTTAAAGAGGGTGAAACTCTAAGAGGAGATATCTTTAGTATTCGTGTTTTAAGCGAGCACTTAAAAGATTTACTCGCATCTAAAATCGCTATCATAGGTGTAAATCCTTATGCTAAAGCTTTTTCATTCTTAGCATGTGGATTCGAGGTGAGTTACTTTAATGATAATCTTGAAGAGCTTATGGCATTCACTCAAGAGGTAGAACTTCCAAATGCAGATATTAATAGAATAGCATTTGATATGGAAGTTGACTTATCAGACTTTGATGTAGTTCTTGATTTTTCAAGTATGGATATATTGTCTATGATAAGTAAGCTCCCTAAAGTATCTATGGACATGAAAAACTCTAAACAGTTCTCAGCGCTTAAAAAAAGAGCAGATGAGTTAGGAAGTGAGTATGCAAGTTATGATACTATATTGGATAAATTAACAAAAAAAGTATATAAAGAGATAGTTAAATGATTGATGGGACTAAGCGAGTAAATATTAAGCATGGTCTATCAGTCGCAATAGTATTAAAACAAGACCAATCCACTGGACTCTTAACAGATGGAATAGTTCGCGACATACTTACAAAGTCTCCAAATCATCCTCATGGTATAAAAGTAAGACTCATGAGTGGTGAAGTAGGACGTGTTAAAGAGATATATTAGACATTTTATAAAACTAAGGATAGCTCCATGAAAAAACGTACAAAGATTTTAGCGACAATTGGGCCAGCATCGGATTCTCTTGAGACTTTAGTAGCGTTAATAAAAGCCGGAGTAAATGTTTTTAGACTTAACTTCTCTCATGGAACGCATGAGCAGCACTCACACGTACTTAAAAAAATCAAAAAAGCGATGGAAGTTACTGGACTTATAGTTGGAGTCTTACAAGATATAAGTGGACCAAAAATCCGTATTGGTGAGCTAGAAGAGGATTTCTTACTAGAAGAGGGTGATAAAATCATCTTCACGAAAGAAGAGATTATGGGGCATAAACAAGATGATGCTCTCTACCGCGTTTGTATTAACTACCCTCAAATTCTGCAACAATTAAAGATAGGCGACTTCATCTATCTTTACGATGGAATAATCAGAACAAAAGTGTCAGATATATCTAATGGGAATGTTGAAGTTGTAGTAGAAAATAGAGGTATACTCTCCTCAAAAAAAGGTGTAAACTTTCCAAATACACGTTTAGGTGTTGATGTTTTAACCCAAAAAGATAAAAATGATATGGAGTGGGGAGTTGTAAACGAAGTAGACTTTATGGCCATCTCTTTTGTTCAGAGTGCTGCAGATATGATTAAAGCTAGAGAGATTATTGAAGCACTTGGAGGACGACAAAACCTTATAGCAAAGATAGAGAAGTTTGATGCCATTGAGAATATCGATGCAATAATCCAAGCAAGTGATGGACTGATGGTTGCTCGTGGAGATTTAGGGATAGAAGTTCCCTACTATGAAGTACCAAATATCCAAAAAATGCTTATCAATAAGGCGAATGAAGCTTCTATACCTGTTATCACTGCAACCCAAATGCTTCTCTCTATGACAAAAAATCAAAGAGCAACACGTGCCGAGATAAGTGATATAGCAAATGCAGTCATGGATGGAACAGATGCTGTGATGCTCTCTGAAGAGAGTGCTGTAGGTGATTATCCTGTTCTTGCAGTTCAAACTATGTCTAACACAATTATAGAGACTGAAAAACACTACAACTACTATAAGTTTGATGAGTTTAAGATAACTGATAGCGGAGACACTATTAATAAGTCGGCAGTGAGCCTCTCTTGTGATCTAAATGCAAAAGGAATTTTCTCCATTACATCTTCAGGCTCATCTGCAAGAAAACTTGCACGTTATAGACCAAAAAAGACTATCTATGCGATAACACATGATGCATTGACAAGAGGACAGATGACACTTATATGGGGTGTTATTCCTCTGATGTCTGTGAGAAAAGAGAGCCTGGAAGTTATACTTGACTCTTTGATGGTTAGAGGACTTGAAAATGGTTCTATTAAAAAGAAATATAGCTATATTTTAACAGCAGGTGACCCTATTGGTAAAGTAGGCTCCACAAATATGATACGCGTTATTTCACAAGAAGATATGTATGCATATTAAAGAGACTATAAGATAGCTAGATAAGAGTAGAAATATAAAGATAAGCTTGCCAAAGAGCTGCACTCGATATTCCAGCAGCGGCTCCAGCTATGATATCATCACCCATAACACCAACTCCACCCTTAGCTTCACGATCAATCCTACCTATAATAGATGGTTTTGCGATATCAAAGTAACGAAATAGAGCAAATGAGAGTATAGATTGGATTAAAAATCCATTACTTAACACTACAACTTCTGTAAGTGACACAGTAATTGCCGGGGCAATACTTAGGGCAAACCACATACCTGCAAGTTCATCAATTACAATGCGTTTATCATCATGAATTTTACTTTTTTCTTCATATCTATTGATAGCTTTTATAGCTATTATGGAGATAAGAAGCGTTGCTAGAAAAAGTGTGCTTGCATCAAAGTAGATAAGGATTAGCATGCCAAGTGGAAGAGAAACTAGTGTTCCAAAAGTTCCAGGAGCCTTTGGAAATAGTCCACTATATCCAAGGGTAATAAAAAAGTAGTTCATGAGTTTCCTATGTAAGAGATGTAGTTTGATAGAGCTTCATAAGCTCAAGGTAGAAATCTTTTTCACTATGTTCTTCTAGTAGCCCTTTAGCAGCAAAAGTATCATAGTATAGTTTTTCAAGATTTTTAAATCTGTTTGGATAGAGTTTAGCTAGAAGTAGAGCAGAGATCTCTTTTCGAATAAGTACTGCAGGTGGAAGTATACCTGCTTCAAGCAGTTCTAAAATCGAGTCAGAGTGATAAGAAATCTGGTGGTGCTGGCCATGTGGGCAAGTATTTTTACTCACAAGCGTTGTACATTGATCACAATAAACATACTCACTAGCAATCTGTATCTCTATATCTATTCCTGTTACTCTGTCAATGATAGATTTGTTTGAGTTACAATCATAAAACATTCCAAGACCTGCATGGTTTCTTCCTATAGTCATTCTGTCGCAGCCGTAGTTTTTTGCGACAATAGAGTCAATTATAATCTCATTATATCCTGCAAAAATATAGCTATTTTCTAAAGGGACAACTATAACTCTATTTTTAGGTAAAAAGTTGTTAATGAAGTACTCTAGAGCCTCTTTTCTAATCTCATAATTAATATTATGACTGTCATATGGCTTGAGTAAAAATATAACCAAGAGGTCAGTACTCTCTAATGTTTGGCGTATTAAACGCTCATGACCACGGTGCAGAGGGTTTGCTGCCATAAACAGAGATGAAGTATGTTTAGCCTCTATAAGTTTTTTAGCCTCTTCTATTTTATTTTTATTGATATTCTCTTTAGGTTTTATTAATGTATACTCACCACTTATCGCCCATGAACCAAGTCTTTTTATTGTGGCCATAACTCCAGGGTGAGTTGCATCATCAGTTCCATAGATATGTTTGACTCTCTCATTTGGATCTATTTTATAAGTCTCTTCAATAATAAGAGTGGCAAACTCGTCTCCCTCGCAGAGTATAGTAATCTCTTGACCTATTTCAAGCTCTGAAATTGTTTTTTCATTTTTTTTGCCTGAAGGTGCGAGTATGAAAGGAAAAGGAAAAGATTTTCCATCTAAGAGGCCAGTTTTTAAAACCTCTTCAGAACCCTTTTCACACATAAGCTTTGTTACTGGAAGTAAAAGAGAGTTTGCAACAAGTTCTAAGACTGAAGCAGCTTCTTTATCTATATATATTGTTTTATTTTTTCTTGATGATGTCATACTTTTTACGTTTTTCCCATAAACTTTTACGTGAAATACCCAATTTTTTTGAAAGTTCAGTATCAGGATATTTGTCTTGATAGTTTAAAACAATAAACTTAACATAATCTTCGATAGGAAGAATTTCGCCCTTATCAAAGACATTTCTTTCACTCTCAATCTCAAGTACTCTATGTTCAACTTCTTCAACTTTATCAGTACTTGAAACTATAATATTTTTACCCGCAATCAGGTCACAAAAAGCTTTTTTATCAGCTTTTTTTAGAAGCTGATAGTCAATTATATATATAATAGAGTTCTGAGGAAGTGAGTTTACTTCAGTTAAAGTTTTTGCATCATTTAAAGTTAAAAAGTGAATAGGAAGGTCTCTCTTTTTTGCATAATTAAAAGCAAAAGCATCCGCATGTTTTTGAAAACTTGATGAGATAAATAGAGGCAACTCAACATCTTCAAAACTTTTTTCATATTTTGCATTTAAAAAATTATGTGAGAGATATTTTTCATATGCAACATTTCTATGTTTGAGTTTTTCATAATCTTGATAGTGATTTATCTTACGAATAAGCTCCTCAATCATAAATGGTTTTAGAATATAGTCCTT encodes the following:
- the pyk gene encoding pyruvate kinase yields the protein MKKRTKILATIGPASDSLETLVALIKAGVNVFRLNFSHGTHEQHSHVLKKIKKAMEVTGLIVGVLQDISGPKIRIGELEEDFLLEEGDKIIFTKEEIMGHKQDDALYRVCINYPQILQQLKIGDFIYLYDGIIRTKVSDISNGNVEVVVENRGILSSKKGVNFPNTRLGVDVLTQKDKNDMEWGVVNEVDFMAISFVQSAADMIKAREIIEALGGRQNLIAKIEKFDAIENIDAIIQASDGLMVARGDLGIEVPYYEVPNIQKMLINKANEASIPVITATQMLLSMTKNQRATRAEISDIANAVMDGTDAVMLSEESAVGDYPVLAVQTMSNTIIETEKHYNYYKFDEFKITDSGDTINKSAVSLSCDLNAKGIFSITSSGSSARKLARYRPKKTIYAITHDALTRGQMTLIWGVIPLMSVRKESLEVILDSLMVRGLENGSIKKKYSYILTAGDPIGKVGSTNMIRVISQEDMYAY
- a CDS encoding YwbE family protein, which produces MIDGTKRVNIKHGLSVAIVLKQDQSTGLLTDGIVRDILTKSPNHPHGIKVRLMSGEVGRVKEIY
- a CDS encoding response regulator; translated protein: MKILIIENEVYLAQSIATKLGELGHTCEMCTSTKDAIRSHNYDVVLLSTNINGQDFNPVIETFKSSIVILMVSYISNDTVSKPLSAGAKDYILKPFMIEELIRKINHYQDYEKLKHRNVAYEKYLSHNFLNAKYEKSFEDVELPLFISSSFQKHADAFAFNYAKKRDLPIHFLTLNDAKTLTEVNSLPQNSIIYIIDYQLLKKADKKAFCDLIAGKNIIVSSTDKVEEVEHRVLEIESERNVFDKGEILPIEDYVKFIVLNYQDKYPDTELSKKLGISRKSLWEKRKKYDIIKKK
- a CDS encoding mechanosensitive ion channel family protein — protein: MYDELLDKLIALNLNFDFFGLNSAKLIYIVLLIAVIYFFRKIVYVTLERNILKISSIKDYSTQILGSVRTPIEYIIIIININMIVYVYDDFHTINSIATIFNIIYGFFLTLLFYKVLNAVALIKLKTLSDNSNIKSDVVNVALKIVNFIILIIGLLVVLYFAGVDLTAVLSGLGIGGLAVAFAAKDTISNFFGTLSILMSDVFSQGDWIEIDGREGVVVEIGLRVTTLRTFDNALIAIPNGTFASKDVKNWNKRILGRRIKMKLSIRYDSKSEDIKNAVNEIRIMLEKHPKIAGKETKYKYQRLNQHVAKLVSKDDLEGVKSTLLVYLDEFSDSSINILVYCFTKSVLWDEWLATKEDVMHKIMHIIEKNSLAFAFPSLSLYNESTKTQE
- a CDS encoding sulfate adenylyltransferase produces the protein MTSSRKNKTIYIDKEAASVLELVANSLLLPVTKLMCEKGSEEVLKTGLLDGKSFPFPFILAPSGKKNEKTISELEIGQEITILCEGDEFATLIIEETYKIDPNERVKHIYGTDDATHPGVMATIKRLGSWAISGEYTLIKPKENINKNKIEEAKKLIEAKHTSSLFMAANPLHRGHERLIRQTLESTDLLVIFLLKPYDSHNINYEIRKEALEYFINNFLPKNRVIVVPLENSYIFAGYNEIIIDSIVAKNYGCDRMTIGRNHAGLGMFYDCNSNKSIIDRVTGIDIEIQIASEYVYCDQCTTLVSKNTCPHGQHHQISYHSDSILELLEAGILPPAVLIRKEISALLLAKLYPNRFKNLEKLYYDTFAAKGLLEEHSEKDFYLELMKLYQTTSLT
- a CDS encoding 4Fe-4S binding protein, with the protein product MINLSAGACVRSLSVDSECNKCELVCPTNAIVIGDNTLPSINFSTCVTCGACGGVCPNEALALEEFNTTNFFFDFLEEESDLLSCRKNVPCISALSVEHIISLAILKKGITFDMGYCDGCDIASTCKPQILKNHEEATYLLEAMESDVSIKLEDVSYESETKESGRREFLSAVNLQSIAKVKKGFEDEVQKANDELVEHSLSKTDIALIRKKSIPNKRKILFTAIKRVEKPSQFHVIDGSELSFTSTKLMKEDACTACQMCYRVCPTGALTSDMKNSKIDFDPFMCIKCHVCHDVCAPDAITLSSSYNVKEFFEPTVQNLVSFSVQRCDECNAYFSTNSGDKLCYRCKIEEEEAKELWGIE
- a CDS encoding phosphatidylglycerophosphatase A family protein, which translates into the protein MNYFFITLGYSGLFPKAPGTFGTLVSLPLGMLILIYFDASTLFLATLLISIIAIKAINRYEEKSKIHDDKRIVIDELAGMWFALSIAPAITVSLTEVVVLSNGFLIQSILSFALFRYFDIAKPSIIGRIDREAKGGVGVMGDDIIAGAAAGISSAALWQAYLYISTLI